A DNA window from Camelina sativa cultivar DH55 chromosome 17, Cs, whole genome shotgun sequence contains the following coding sequences:
- the LOC104758854 gene encoding putative high mobility group B protein 11 encodes MSTGKSQIEVVTANGFSTFEKGSSSRTSTYENLVQNSELFWDTLRDFFKSSGRELQIPVVEGKRLDLHRLFIEVTSRGGLEEVINNRRCKEVIEVFKFKTAVTNAAHVLKTNYRKTLLQFEHAYFQAPRSTFQGNGMEMKPGAVVTGRIDEKFGSGYLVTMKMGSKEFKGVIFHTSSQEDPTTHRNKRAKSSHGRPKFPRSSYNFFFAEQHVRIKAEGGGRKGPFTKEIAEMWKNLSESDKKVYQEIFLKDKERYKMELSQDKASKYSYAAKIVAATDAVETVAETNATETVAAINAAETVAATNAAEAVAETDAAETVADTDAVKAVAETDAAEAVAETDAVKAVGETDAAEAVAETDAMEIVAETDAAETIAVTDAMEIVAETDAAKAVAETDAPETVAATDAAETVAVTDAMEIVAATDAAASASASETVDEASE; translated from the exons ATGTCGACAGGTAAATCACAAATTGAAGTGGTTACAGCTAATGGATTTTCTACTTTCGAGAAAGGCAGTTCCTCTCGTACATCTACGTATGAGAATCTTGTCCAAAATTCTGAACTTTTTTGGGATACGCTTCGAGATTTTTTCAAATCTTCTGGTCGAGAACTTCa GATTCCTGTTGTGGAAGGAAAACGTCTCGATCTGCATCGGCTGTTCATTGAGGTCACATCTCGTGGTGGTCTTGAAGAG GTGATCAACAATCGCAGATGCAAAGAAGTGATTGAAGTATTTAAGTTTAAGACAGCAGTAACAAATGCAGCACATGTTTTAAAGACTAATTATCGTAAAACGCTCCTTCAGTTTGAGCATGCGTACTTCCAAGCTCCGCGCTCTACATTTCAGGGCAATGGCATGG AAATGAAACCTGGCGCCGTGGTTACTGGGAGGATTGATGAGAAGTTCGGAAGCGGTTACCTGGTAACCATGAAGATGGGCTCAAAAGAGTTCAAAGGAGTGATATTCCACACTTCTTCTCAAGAGGATCCTACAACTCATAGGAATAAGAGAGCCAAGTCATCTCATGGACGACCTAAGTTCCCAAGAAGCAGTTATAACTTCTTCTTTGCCGAGCAACACGTGAGGATTAAAGCTGAGGGCGGTGGACGAAAGGGACCTTTCACCAAGGAAATTGCGGAAATGTGGAAGAATCTCTCTGAATCTGATAAAaag GTTTATCAAGAGATATTTCTTAAGGATAAGGAGAGGTACAAGATGGAGTTGTCACAGGACAAAGCTTCAAAGTATTCTTATGCGGCAAAAATTGTAGCTGCGACTGATGCAGTGGAAACTGTAGCTGAGACCAATGCAACAGAAACTGTAGCTGCCATCAATGCAGCGGAAACTGTAGCTGCGACCAATGCTGCGGAAGCTGTTGCTGAGACCGATGCTGCGGAAACTGTAGCTGATACCGATGCAGTGAAAGCTGTAGCTGAGACCGATGCAGCGGAAGCTGTAGCTGAGACTGATGCAGTGAAAGCTGTAGGTGAGACCGATGCAGCGGAAGCTGTAGCTGAGACTGATGCAATGGAAATTGTAGCTGAGACTGATGCAGCGGAAACTATAGCTGTAACTGATGCAATGGAAATTGTAGCTGAGACCGATGCAGCAAAAGCTGTAGCTGAGACCGATGCACCGGAAACTGTAGCTGCGACTGATGCAGCGGAAACTGTAGCTGTGACTGATGCAATGGAAATTGTAGCTGCGACTGATGCAGCTGCAAGTGCAAGTGCATCGGAGACTGTGGATGAGGCAAGTGAGTAG
- the LOC104758855 gene encoding vacuolar cation/proton exchanger 5, whose protein sequence is MGCCKVPALIQAQVEMGLVNDVEHKSLFRRDTDSPQRKASSLMEQGSLSPSFRERATKTPNNSVLQSFKIVILSNKLNLLLPFGPLAILLHYLTDNKGWIFLLSLVGITPLAERLGYATEQLACYTGSTVGGLLNATFGNVTELIISIFALKTGMIRVVQLTLLGSILSNMLLVLGCAFFCGGLVYSQKEQVFDKGNAVVNSGLLLMAVMGLLFPTVLHYTHSEVHAGSSELALSRFSSCVMLVAYAAYLFYQLKSQPSSYTALTEETSENEESSDDDEDPEISKWEAIIWLSILTAWVSLLSGYLVDAIEGASVSWKIPISFISVILLPIVGNAAEHAGAIMFAMKDKLDLSLGVAIGSSIQISMFAVPFCVVIGWMMGAQMDLNFQLFETATLFITVIVVAFFLQEGTSNYFKGLMLILCYLIVAASFFVHEDPHQDDI, encoded by the exons ATGGGTTGTTGTAAGGTGCCAGCTCTTATTCAGGCGCAGGTTGAA ATGGGTTTGGTTAATGATGTTGAGCACAAAAGCCTTTTCAGACGAGATACTGATTCCCCTCAAAGAAAAGCATCTTCCTTGATGGAACAAGGATCACTTTCTCCAAGTTTTCGCGAACGTGCTACTAAAACACCTAACAACAGTGTGCTCCAGAGCTTCAAGATTGTTATTTTGTCTAATAAGCTCAATCTTTTGTTGCCTTTTGGTCCTCTAGCTATACTACTCCATTACTTGACAGATAATAAG GGGTGGATCTTCTTACTGAGCTTAGTAGGCATCACACCATTAGCTGAACGTCTCGGATATGCCACAGA GCAATTGGCTTGTTACACGGGTTCAACTG TTGGAGGCCTCCTAAACGCTACATTTGGAAACGTGACAGAGCTGATCATATCGATTTTCGCTCTTAAAACTGGAATGATACGCGTTGTTCAGCTGACACTGCTCGGCTCCATCCTTTCTAACATGTTGCTTGTACTTGGCTGCGCCTTTTTTTGTGGTGGTCTTGTATATTCCCAGAAAGAGCAAGTCTTTGACAAA GGAAACGCCGTTGTGAATTCAGGATTGCTTTTGATGGCTGTCATGGGGTTACTCTTCCCCACAGTTCTTCATTACACGCACAGTGAGGTTCATGCTGGGTCATCGGAGCTTGCTCTCTCAAGATTCAGCAGTTGCGTAATGCTCGTTGCCTATGCTGCTTACCTCTTTTACCAGTTAAAGAGCCAGCCGAGTTCTTATACTGCTCTTACGGAG GAAACAAGCGAGAACGAAGAAtcttcagatgatgatgaagatccTGAGATCTCCAAGTGGGAAGCTATCATCTGGCTTTCAATCTTAACGGCTTGGGTCTCTCTTCTTTCCGGTTATCTTGTTGATGCCATAGAG GGTGCTTCGGTATCATGGAAGATACCAATCTCTTTTATCAGTGTCATCTTGCTTCCTATAGTTGGGAATGCGGCTGAACATGCAGGTGCTATTATGTTTGCCATGAAAGACAAGCTG GACCTGTCTTTGGGAGTGGCTATTGGATCCTCCATTCAGATTTCTATGTTTGCG GTTCCTTTCTGTGTGGTGATCGGATGGATGATGGGTGCACAAATGGACCTAAATTTCCAGCTATTTGAGACGGCTACACTGTTTATAACTGTTATTGTTGTAGCATTCTTTCTCCAG GAAGGGACATCGAATTACTTCAAAGGGTTGATGCTTATACTTTGCTATTTGATAGTCGCTGCTAGTTTCTTCGTACACGAAGATCCTCATCAAG ATGATATATAA
- the LOC104760042 gene encoding LOW QUALITY PROTEIN: putative vacuolar cation/proton exchanger 6 (The sequence of the model RefSeq protein was modified relative to this genomic sequence to represent the inferred CDS: deleted 2 bases in 1 codon): protein MRSQISCTELYLMFSNLVKSTGCCKVSSLMQAQVEMELVNEVELKSLLEQETDSPQTNAASLMEQGLHRERRAKAPRNSVVQSFKIVILSNKLNLLLPFGPSAILVYYVTANKGWFFLLSLVGITPLAERLGYATEQLACYTGSTVGGLLNATFGNVIELIISIIALKNGMIRVVQLTLLGSILSNMLLVLGCAFFFGGLVFSRNDQVFDKGNAVVSSGMLLMAFMGLLFPTVLHYTQSEVHAGSSELALSRFISCIMLVAYAAYIFFQLKSQPSVYTEERNQNTEMSEDDEDPEISKWEAIIWLSIFTAWVSILSGYLVDAIEGASVSWKIPISFISVILLPIVGNAAEHAGAIMFAMKDKLDLSLGVAIGSSIQISMFAVPFCVVIGWMMGAQMDLNFQLFETATLFITVIVVAFFLQEGTSNYFKGLMLILCYLIVAASFFVHEDPHQG, encoded by the exons ATGAGATCACAAATCTCTTGTACGGAACTATATTTGATGTTCAGCAACTTGGTCAAGTCTACGGGTTGTTGTAAGGTGTCTTCTCTTATGCAGGCGCAGGTAGAA ATGGAGTTGGTTAATGAAGTTGAGCTTAAAAGCCTTCTGGAACAAGAAACAGATTCCCCACAAACAAATGCAGCTTCTTTGATGGAGCAAGGATTGCATCGAGAACGCAGAGCTAAAGCACCTAGGAACAGTGTGGTACAGAGCTTCAAGATCGTGATTTTATCGAATAAACTCAATCTTTTGTTGCCTTTCGGTCCTTCGGCAATACTAGTC TATTACGTGACAGCTAATAAG GGATGGTTCTTCTTACTAAGCTTAGTAGGCATCACACCATTGGCTGAACGTCTGGGATATGCCACAGA GCAATTGGCTTGCTACACAGGTTCAACCG TTGGAGGCCTCCTGAATGCTACATTTGGAAACGTGATAGAGCTGATCATATCGATTATCGCTCTGAAAAACGGGATGATACGCGTTGTACAGTTGACGCTGCTAGGCTCAATTCTTTCTAACATGTTACTTGTACTTGGCTGTGCCTTTTTCTTCGGCGGCCTTGTGTTTTCCCGGAACGATCAAGTCTTCGACAAA GGAAATGCAGTTGTGAGTTCGGGCATGCTTTTGATGGCATTCATGGGGCTACTTTTCCCCACAGTTCTTCATTACACGCAGAGTGAGGTTCATGCTGGGTCATCAGAGCTTGCTCTCTCAAGATTTATCAGTTGCATAATGCTCGTTGCCTATGCAGCTTATATCTTTTTCCAGTTAAAGAGCCAGCCAAGTGTTTATACCGAG GAAAGAAACCAGAACACAGAAATgtcagaagatgatgaagatccTGAGATCTCCAAGTGGGAAGCTATCATCTGGCTTTCAATCTTTACGGCTTGGGTCTCTATTCTTTCTGGCTATCTTGTTGATGCCATAGAG GGTGCTTCGGTGTCATGGAAGATACCAATCTCTTTTATCAGTGTCATCTTGCTTCCTATAGTTGGGAATGCGGCTGAACATGCAGGAGCTATTATGTTTGCCATGAAAGACAAGCTG GACCTGTCTTTGGGAGTGGCTATTGGATCCTCCATTCAGATTTCTATGTTTGCG GTTCCTTTCTGTGTGGTGATCGGATGGATGATGGGTGCACAAATGGACCTAAACTTCCAGCTATTTGAGACGGCTACACTGTTCATTACTGTTATTGTTGTAGCATTCTTTCTCCAG GAAGGGACATCGAATTACTTCAAAGGGTTGATGCTTATACTTTGCTATTTGATAGTCGCTGCTAGTTTCTTTGTACACGAAGATCCTCATCAAGGTTAG
- the LOC104758856 gene encoding probable galactinol--sucrose galactosyltransferase 1: MTVGAGISVTNSDLVVLGHRVLHGVPDNVLVTPASGNALTNGAFIGVTSDQTGSHRVFSLGKLEDLRFMCVFRFKLWWMTQRMGTNGKEIPCETQFLIVEANQGSDLGGDQSASSYVVFLPILEGDFRAVLQGNEANELEICLESGDPTVDKFEGNHLVFVAAGSDPFDVITKAVKAVEQHLQTFSHRERKKMPDMLNWFGWCTWDAFYTNVTAKDVKQGLESLKAGGITPKFVIIDDGWQSVGMDETSVEFNADNSANFANRLTHIKENHKFQKDGKEGHRVDDPALSLGHVITDIKSNNSLKYVYVWHAITGYWGGVKPGVAGMEHYESKVAYPVSSPGVMSNENCGCLESITKNGLGLVNPEKVFSFYNDLHSYLASVGIDGVKVDVQNILETLGAGHGGRVKLAKKYHQALEASISRNFPDNGIISCMSHNTDGLYSSKKTAVIRASDDFWPRDPASHTIHIASVAYNTLFLGEFMQPDWDMFHSLHPMAEYHAAARAVGGCAIYVSDKPGQHDFNLLRKLVLGDGSILRAKLPGRPTRDCFFSDPVRDTKSLMKIWNLNEFTGVMGVFNCQGAGWCKNEKRNLIHDQEPGTISGYVRTNDVHYIHKVAAFEEWSGDSIVYSHLRGELVYLPKDASLTVTLKSREYEVFTVIPVKEFTDGSKFAPVGLMEMFNSGGAIVSLRYDDDEGSSNFVVRMKLRGSGLVGVYSSIRRPRNVTVDSEDVEYRYEQESGLVTFTLGVPEKEMYLWDVVIQL, translated from the exons ATGACCGTTGGCGCCGGAATCAGCGTTACCAACTCCGATTTGGTGGTGCTAGGTCACCGTGTTCTTCACGGCGTGCCGGATAATGTTTTAGTCACTCCCGCTTCAGGAAACGCCTTAACCAACGGCGCGTTCATCGGCGTCACCTCGGATCAAACCGGAAGCCACCGCGTCTTCTCCCTAGGCAAACTCGA AGACTTGAGGTTTATGTGTGTCTTCCGGTTTAAATTATGGTGGATGACACAAAGAATGGGTACTAATGGGAAAGAGATTCCTTGCGAGACTCAATTTCTGATCGTGGAAGCAAACCAAGGATCAGATTTAGGAGGAGATCAGTCAGCTTCCTCGTACGTTGTATTCTTGCCTATACTCGAAGGAGACTTCAGGGCTGTTTTGCAAGGGAACGAGGCTAATGAGCTTGAGATTTGTCTTGAAAGCG GTGATCCAACTGTTGACAAATTTGAGGGGAATCATTTGGTTTTTGTGGCTGCTGGCTCCGACCCTTTTGATGTCATTACCAAAGCTGTCAA GGCTGTTGAGCAACATCTTCAGACATTTTCACACCGGGAGCGAAAGAAA ATGCCAGATATGTTGAACTGGTTTGGTTGGTGCACTTGGGATGCATTCTATACTAATGTCACAGCCAAAGACGTCAAGCAAGGTCTTGAAAG CCTCAAAGCTGGTGGTATTACCCCAAAATTTGTCATAATTGATGATGGATGGCAATCTGTTGGCATGGATGAGACTAGTGTAGAATTTAACGCTGATAATTCTGCCAA TTTTGCAAACAGGTTAACTCACATCAAGGAGAACCACAAGTTTCAGAAAGATGGCAAAGAGGGCCACCGGGTGGATGACCCTGCACTGAGTCTTGGACATGTTATCACAGACATTAAGAGTAACAACTCACTCAAGTATGTTTATGTTTGGCATGCAATAACGGGATACTGGGGAGGAGTCAAACCAGGCGTTGCTGGTATGGAACACTACGAATCCAAGGTTGCGTATCCAGTTTCTTCACCAGGAGTTATGTCCAACGAGAATTGTGGATGTCTAGAAAGCATTACTAAGAACGGGCTCGGTTTGGTGAATCCTGAGAAAGTCTTTAGCTTCTATAACGACCTTCACTCGTATCTTGCATCCGTTGGGATCGATGGTGTCAAAGTAGACGTCCAAAACATTCTGGAAACTCTTGGAGCTGGGCATGGCGGTCGGGTTAAACTTGCAAAGAAGTATCACCAGGCTTTGGAAGCTTCCATTTCAAGAAACTTCCCTGACAATGGTATCATCTCTTGCATGAGTCATAACACAGATGGTCTCTACAG CTCAAAAAAGACGGCTGTTATAAGGGCATCAGACGATTTCTGGCCTAGAGATCCGGCTTCACACACTATCCACATTGCTTCTGTTGCGTATAACACACTTTTCCTTGGAGAGTTTATGCAGCCGGATTGGGACATGTTTCAT AGTTTGCATCCGATGGCTGAATATCATGCAGCAGCTCGCGCGGTTGGAGGATGTGCCATTTACGTCAG TGACAAACCAGGACAACATGACTTCAACCTTTTGAGAAAGCTAGTACTTGGAGATGGCTCGATACTCAGAGCAAAGCTTCCCGGAAGACCAACCCGTGATTGCTTCTTTAGTGATCCAGTCAGAGACACTAAAAG tttaatgaaaatatggAACTTGAACGAATTCACCGGTGTTATGGGAGTCTTTAACTGCCAAGGCGCTGGATGGTGTAAGAACGAGAAGAGAAACTTGATCCATGACCAAGAACCTGGGACAATTTCTGGTTATGTCCGAACCAATGATGTCCATTACATCCATAAAGTCGCAGCCTTTGAGGAGTGGTCAGGCGATTCAATCGTCTATTCCCATCTCAGAG GAGAGTTGGTGTATCTTCCCAAGGATGCATCACTAACAGTCACATTGAAGTCACGTGAATACGAAGTCTTCACTGTGATTCCGGTGAAGGAATTTACCGACGGAAGTAAGTTTGCTCCGGTGGGACTTATGGAGATGTTTAACTCTGGAGGAGCCATAGTGAGTTTAAGatacgatgatgatgaagggaGTAGCAACTTTGTCGTTAGGATGAAACTTAGAGGCAGTGGTTTGGTTGGTGTTTACTCTTCTATTCGACGACCAAGAAATGTCACGGTGGATTCAGAGGATGTGGAGTACCGGTATGAACAGGAATCGGGTTTGGTTACGTTTACATTAGGAGTTCCGGAGAAGGAAATGTATCTTTGGGACGTGGTCATTCAACTGTGA